AGACCGTCGAGCCGGCGGAAGAAGCCCGAAACAATACCGATCAGTGTGCCAAGCAGCACGCTGATCGCCATGGCGGTCAGGCCGACAGCGATCGACACCTGGCCACCTGCCATCATCCGCGCAAGGATGTCCCGGCCAAGCTGGTCGGTGCCAAAGGGATGCGCCAGCGTCGGGCCGGAATTGCGCGCCCGGATGTCGATGAATGTCGGCTCGATGGTCCACAGGAACGGGCCAACCGTCACCGCCAGCAAGATGAACAGGAACACCGCTGCGCCGAACAGTGCACCCTTGTGGGTCTTGAACTGGTCCCAGACATCCCACCACTGGGAGCGGCCGGTTGTGTCCTTTATCAGAGGCTTGGCTGCGGGCGTGTCAGTCATAGCGGATCCTCGGGTCAAGCAGACCGTAGAGCACGTCGGCGATCAGGTTGCACAGCACGATCAGCACGGCGAAGATGAAGGCCAGCGTCTGCACCATCGGCAGGTCATTGGCGTAGATCGCAGTAATCAACAGCTGTCCCAGCCCATTCACCTTGAAGATCTGCTCGGTGATGATCGCACCGCCGAAGATCGACGGAATGCCAAGCGCGATCACGGTGACCACCGGGATCATCGAGTTGCGCAGCACGTGCACCAGCAGCACCACCTTCTCGGTCATGCCCTTGGCGCGGGCCGTGCGAACATAATCATGATTGAGGTTGTCGAGCATCGAGGCGCGCATGAAACGTGACAGCTGTGCGGTCGTCTGCAGTGCCAGCACCATCACCGGCAAGGTCATCTGGCGGACCTGCTGACCAAAGCTCTCAAAGTCATTGACCACCAGCGTGGTGTCATAGATCGAGGGGAACCATGGCAGCATGATTGCGAAGATCACGATCATCAGCACGCCTGAAAAGAAGGGCGGTACGGAGAACCCGATCATCGAAACGAACGTCCCGACCTGGTCGAACCAGGAATACTGCTTGTAGGCCGAGATGATGCCGATCGGCAATGCGATCAGAACGCCGACCACATAGGCCAGGCCAACAACCCACAGTGTCTGGGGCATGCGCTGGATGATGATATCGAAAACCGGTGCCCGGAACTGCCAGGAGACGATCCGCTGCATACCTTCCGAGAAGCTGGTTCCGAACACCCAGTCGAAGAAGACCAGCGGCTCCACCCAGAAGAACTGTTTTGCCCACAGCAGATATCGCACATAGGCAGGTGAATCGAGCCCCAGCGCGTCACGCATTTTTTGGCGCACTTCGGGCGGGATGCTTAGCGGCTGGTCCGCAAGCGGGTCACCCGGCGCCAGATCCAGCAGCAGGAAAATGATAAGGCTGATGAGCACAAGCGTCGGTATCGCAAGCAACAATCGTCGGATTGTAAAGGTCAGCATGGGCGACGCCTCGGTTCAGCAGCGTTGTCGTATAGTGCACAAGGAAAAGGCTGGCCCCACCTTTGCAGGGCCAGCCAATTTCAACTTACTTGATGCGGTACCAGTCCGCGGCATTCCAGATTTCGGAATCCCAGGTGTTGAGCACAACACCGCCGAGGCTGTTGGAGTGAGCCGATACACGGCCACGGTCAACCAGCGGAACGATGGTCATCGTGTCCTTGGTGATCATGTCGTTGAGCTTCTTGGCAATTTCGGCGCGCTTGGAGATTTCACCGGTCTTGCTGAGCTCGGCAACAAGTGCGTCATACTCTTCGTTGCAGAAGCGGTTGATGTTCTCGCCCTGCCACTGGGATTCAGGGCGTGGAGCCTTTTCGCAGGTGTACTGGCCCAGATACTGTTCCGGATCTGTGCCGTCGAAGTTGTTGGCGTACATTTCAACGTCCGCGTAGAACTTCTGGAAGGTGTCCGGGGAAGCCGGGTCACCGCCGAAGAACACCGAAGCGTCAATGTTCTTGAGTTCGGTTTCGACGCCGATTTCCGACCACCACTGCTTGATCAGCGCCTGGAAGTCCTGACGCACTGCATTGGTTGAGGTCTGGTAGAGAAGCTCGAGCTTCATGCCGTCCTTTTCGCGGATGCCGTCGGCACCAGCGGTCCAGCCGGCTTCATCAAGCAGCGCCTTTGCGCCTTCGATGTCCTGGGTCAGGCAGTCGGTGTTGTCGGATGCAAAGATATCCGGAGCAGGGACCAGGTTGCAGGTCGGACGACCGGCCTGGCCGTAACCGATTTCCACAAGCAGGTTGCGGTCGATTGCCATCGACAGAGCCCGGCGAACGCGCTCGTCCGAAAGGATCGGGTGCGGCTCGGCTGCCGTGGCGCGGGTTTCCGGCGGCAGGTCCGGAGATGGGTTGGTCAGGTTCATCTCGATACGCTCAACGAGGGTACCGAAGCCCGAGACCGGAGTGCCCTTGCCGCCTTCGGCCATGGCAGCGATCACGTCAGGAGCGAGCTGCAGGTTCCAGGCGTAATCGAATTCGCCGGTTTCCATGACAGCGCGGCCAGCGGCCGCAGCGTCGCCGCCGCCCTTGAAGGTCAGCGTTGCGAAGGCCGGCTTTGCCGGATCGCGGTAGTTTTCGTTGGCCTTCATCGTGATCACGTCATTCGGCTTGAAGTCGGTGACGACAAACGGGCCGGTGCCGACCGGGCCGAAGTTGGCTGCGGTGCATTCCTG
The DNA window shown above is from Hoeflea phototrophica DFL-43 and carries:
- a CDS encoding ABC transporter permease, which encodes MLTFTIRRLLLAIPTLVLISLIIFLLLDLAPGDPLADQPLSIPPEVRQKMRDALGLDSPAYVRYLLWAKQFFWVEPLVFFDWVFGTSFSEGMQRIVSWQFRAPVFDIIIQRMPQTLWVVGLAYVVGVLIALPIGIISAYKQYSWFDQVGTFVSMIGFSVPPFFSGVLMIVIFAIMLPWFPSIYDTTLVVNDFESFGQQVRQMTLPVMVLALQTTAQLSRFMRASMLDNLNHDYVRTARAKGMTEKVVLLVHVLRNSMIPVVTVIALGIPSIFGGAIITEQIFKVNGLGQLLITAIYANDLPMVQTLAFIFAVLIVLCNLIADVLYGLLDPRIRYD
- a CDS encoding peptide ABC transporter substrate-binding protein translates to MKLKTILMGAVAALAFAPVANAERGSDGEVKIIYWQAPSILNPYLSGGTKDIESASLIVEPLARFDQTGSLVPWLVDEIPTVENGGVSADLTSITWKLKEGLKWSDGTPVTSADVKFTADYCMAPDGGCAQSAKFDGVASIDTPDDLTVVVNFDGPKPVPYAAFVGAQSPIIQKAQFEECLGAKAQECTAANFGPVGTGPFVVTDFKPNDVITMKANENYRDPAKPAFATLTFKGGGDAAAAGRAVMETGEFDYAWNLQLAPDVIAAMAEGGKGTPVSGFGTLVERIEMNLTNPSPDLPPETRATAAEPHPILSDERVRRALSMAIDRNLLVEIGYGQAGRPTCNLVPAPDIFASDNTDCLTQDIEGAKALLDEAGWTAGADGIREKDGMKLELLYQTSTNAVRQDFQALIKQWWSEIGVETELKNIDASVFFGGDPASPDTFQKFYADVEMYANNFDGTDPEQYLGQYTCEKAPRPESQWQGENINRFCNEEYDALVAELSKTGEISKRAEIAKKLNDMITKDTMTIVPLVDRGRVSAHSNSLGGVVLNTWDSEIWNAADWYRIK